A window from Mycolicibacterium tokaiense encodes these proteins:
- a CDS encoding DUF1989 domain-containing protein, whose protein sequence is MTLAAPALETYRVQPGSITAIRVHPGDHLDVIDQFGRQPAELTVLSSNPGAVPGAPADAPATVLQRLVPGDEEDGYAARRILGMVASYGVVADEARATRLFDGHTRAGALVGFDVDDDAVLLLAAPAVPMQIDSLEPNPPSELWVHLRRADPTRMGPVELPAPLAEPLLDMRIDASTALDYQVKAGQFIQIIDVEGRQCSDFLAFDARALQDGREFGLDATTTRTIVGSAYPQPGLRGKFFDARGAALVEVVRDTVGRHDTFGLACNAKYYEDMGYPGHINCTDNFNAALSTYGVRRRTGWPALNLFYNTAFDAAHQLVMDEPWSRAGDYVLLRATADLVCASSACPDDIDPANGWIPTDIHVRVYDSTRRFSVALGHRVTPDAETVLTKKTAFASRTEPLTRHFTEYAGYWLPSTFEAHGAQQEYWACRERAAVMDLSALRKYEVLGPDAEALLQWALTRDVRRLSQGQVVYSAMCTDTGGMMDDCTLFRLGDNNFRFVGGDPYDGEWLREQAARRGLSQVWIKDSSDHLHNIAVQGPASRDLLADVIWTPPTQPTLRELGWFRFLIGRLGGPAGPPVLVSRTGYTGELGYEVWAHPRDAAAAWDAVWAAGAPHGLLPLGLDALEMLRVEAGLVAKGTEFDDQTDPWEAGVGFTVPLKSKAHDFLGREALIERKAHPQRVLVGLRMEGNDTVGHGDCVHLGRSQVGVVTSGVRSPVLSASIALCRMAIQHADIGTTVEIGKLDGHRKRLPATVVRFPFYDPDKTRPRS, encoded by the coding sequence GTGACGCTCGCCGCGCCCGCACTCGAGACCTACCGGGTGCAACCCGGTTCGATCACCGCGATTCGGGTTCATCCCGGTGACCACCTCGACGTCATCGACCAGTTCGGCCGGCAGCCGGCCGAACTGACAGTGCTCTCTTCCAACCCCGGGGCCGTTCCCGGCGCCCCGGCCGATGCTCCCGCCACTGTGCTGCAGCGACTGGTGCCCGGCGACGAAGAAGACGGTTACGCGGCTCGTCGCATCCTGGGCATGGTGGCCTCCTACGGGGTGGTCGCAGATGAGGCGCGGGCCACGCGCCTGTTCGACGGGCACACCCGCGCGGGTGCCCTGGTGGGGTTCGATGTCGACGACGACGCGGTGCTGCTGCTGGCTGCTCCCGCGGTGCCGATGCAGATCGACAGTCTGGAGCCCAATCCACCGTCGGAGCTGTGGGTCCACCTGCGCCGCGCCGACCCCACCCGGATGGGCCCGGTGGAATTGCCTGCGCCACTGGCCGAGCCACTGCTGGACATGCGCATCGACGCCTCCACCGCGCTGGACTATCAGGTCAAGGCCGGGCAGTTCATCCAGATCATCGACGTCGAGGGCCGGCAGTGCTCGGACTTCCTGGCCTTCGACGCCCGGGCGCTGCAGGACGGCCGGGAGTTCGGCCTCGATGCCACCACCACCCGCACCATCGTCGGAAGCGCCTACCCGCAGCCGGGTCTGCGGGGGAAGTTCTTCGACGCCAGGGGGGCGGCGCTGGTGGAAGTGGTGCGCGACACCGTGGGGCGCCACGACACCTTCGGGTTGGCCTGCAACGCCAAGTATTACGAGGACATGGGCTACCCGGGTCACATCAACTGCACCGACAACTTCAACGCCGCCCTATCGACGTACGGGGTGCGCAGGCGCACCGGTTGGCCCGCCCTGAACCTGTTCTACAACACCGCTTTCGACGCGGCGCACCAGCTGGTGATGGACGAGCCCTGGTCACGGGCAGGTGACTACGTGTTGCTGCGGGCCACCGCCGACCTGGTGTGCGCCTCATCGGCCTGCCCGGACGACATCGATCCGGCCAACGGCTGGATTCCCACCGATATCCATGTGCGCGTTTACGATTCGACCAGGAGGTTCTCCGTGGCGCTGGGCCATCGCGTCACCCCGGATGCCGAGACGGTGCTGACCAAGAAGACCGCCTTCGCGTCGCGCACCGAACCGCTGACCCGGCACTTCACCGAGTACGCCGGCTACTGGCTACCCAGCACCTTCGAGGCTCACGGGGCGCAGCAGGAGTACTGGGCCTGCCGGGAGCGGGCCGCTGTGATGGATCTGTCGGCCCTGCGCAAGTACGAGGTGCTGGGCCCCGACGCCGAGGCATTGCTGCAGTGGGCGCTCACCCGCGATGTCCGACGGTTGTCCCAGGGGCAGGTGGTGTATTCGGCGATGTGTACCGACACCGGTGGCATGATGGACGACTGCACGCTCTTCCGGTTGGGCGACAACAATTTCCGCTTTGTCGGTGGCGACCCCTACGACGGGGAATGGCTACGTGAGCAGGCCGCCCGGCGTGGCCTGAGTCAGGTGTGGATCAAGGACTCCAGCGACCATCTGCACAACATCGCCGTGCAGGGACCGGCCAGCCGCGACCTGCTCGCCGACGTCATCTGGACCCCGCCCACCCAGCCGACCTTGCGTGAACTCGGCTGGTTCCGGTTCCTGATCGGCCGCCTCGGCGGACCGGCGGGGCCACCGGTGCTGGTGTCGCGGACGGGGTACACCGGTGAACTCGGCTACGAGGTCTGGGCCCACCCGCGTGATGCGGCCGCCGCCTGGGATGCGGTGTGGGCGGCGGGTGCGCCGCACGGGCTGTTGCCGCTGGGTCTGGACGCACTCGAGATGTTGCGGGTGGAAGCGGGTCTGGTGGCCAAGGGCACCGAATTCGACGACCAGACCGACCCCTGGGAAGCCGGGGTGGGGTTCACGGTGCCGCTGAAGTCCAAGGCGCACGACTTCCTGGGCCGCGAGGCGTTGATCGAGCGCAAAGCCCACCCGCAACGCGTGCTGGTGGGCCTGCGCATGGAGGGCAATGACACTGTCGGGCACGGCGACTGCGTGCACCTCGGCCGAAGCCAGGTCGGCGTGGTCACCTCCGGTGTGCGTTCGCCGGTGCTCAGTGCATCCATCGCCCTGTGCCGCATGGCAATCCAACACGCCGACATCGGCACGACTGTCGAGATCGGCAAGCTCGACGGTCACCGCAAGCGTCTCCCGGCCACCGTCGTCCGGTTCCCCTTCTACGACCCCGAC